The Polluticoccus soli sequence AGTCGCTTTCGCAAGCGCCGGAGCGTCGTTGATACCATCACCTACCATCGCGGTCGGCGCCTTGTCCATCAAACGACCAAGTATGTCATTTTTTTGCTCAGGAGATTGCTCACAGTAAACTTCTTCAATGCCTAACTGACTTGCAATGTGTTCGCACTTTTCCCGCTTATCGCCGCTCAGCAATATGGTTTTGTATCCCAGCCTCTTCAGATCGGCGACTGTTTCTGCTGCCTCAGGCCTTAATTCATCGGCTATGCGAATAGCGCCCGCATATTGGTCATTTCGGTACAAATAAAGATCATATCCTTTATCTGCTGAAGCTGTTGCATGCAACCACCGCTCAGAGCCAAGCTTCCAAACCGTGCCGTCATGTGCTGTAGCTACCATGCCGGCACCTTTTACCTCCTCCACTCGCTCAAAGCCAACTTTATGAGCATTCTGCCACGAAGCTGTTATCGATTTTGCGATAGGGTGAGACGAATGGTGCTCAATTGAAGAGACGATACTCTTGAATTGGTCTTCTTCTATTCCGTTTGCGTTGAACGATTCAATATGCAATTTGCCAGTCGTCAGCGTCCCTGTCTTATCAAATACTATCTGCTCTATTTTTTTCAGGCGCTCTAATGTATCTCCGCCTTTTACCAGCATACCGTTACGAGCTGCGCGGCCCAGGCCGACTGCTACGGCTGCCGGTGTTGCCAGCCCCATTGCACAAGGACACGCAATTACCATAACCGCAATACTGCGCATCATCGATTCAGGAAATGTATGCCCGGCAAAAAGCCAGTTTATCAGCAATGTGAGTAATGCAATCCCGAGTACGGCTGGCACAAAAACAGCACTGATCTTATCTGCCAGTTTTTGCAACGGCGGTTTGGTGCTTTGCGCTTCCCTTACCAGACGAATTATGTTTGACAATACAGAGGCGCTACCGACTGTAGTAGCTTTAAAGCGCAAATTGCCATCCACTACTACAGTACCGCCTACAACATCATCGCCAACAGATTTATGTGCCGGCAGACTCTCACCCGTGATCATGTGTTCGTCAATACGTGACTCGCCAGAAACTATTTTACCGTCAACAGGTATACTGTCGCCATTGTTCACTACTACTAAGTCGCCTGCTTTTACGTACTTGCTTTCAACCTGCAGCATGGTTTCCTTGCCCAGGCTATCTACAATGACGAGCCGAGCTGTTTGTGGCTGGAGCTTTACCAATGCATCGATTGCCTGTGTTGTGGATTTAACTGTTTTATGCTCCAGCCAGTTGCCAAACATAACGAGGGTTATGATCGACGCCGTAGTTTCGAAAAACAAGTAGTCGTGTGCCTGACCAGGAATGAACAACATTCCGATCAACGAATAAATATATGCTGCCGACGCACCAAGAATAATGAGGACATCCATGTTGGGCATACCGTGCCTCAACGACCTGACCGCGCTGGTACCAAATACATAAAGCCCAATGGCATAGACAGGAGTAGCGAGTGCCAGTTGCACCCACGGGTTGTGCAGCACATGCCAGTCCGAAAACATGTGGGCCAGTAGCGGAATAGTGAACAGGGCGCAAACTACCAGGTATAAAGTGGTATTGTCATGGTCGTGACTGTGTCCGTGAGCTCCTTCATCCTCCTCGCGTACTACGTGGTATCCAAGGTCCTCTATTGTATTATATATACCGGTCACATCCAGAGTTTCAGGCACGGTGAAATTCACTTCACCTGAAGCTGCATTGGCGGAAATATTAGTCGCGCCTTTCTTTTCCAGCATTTTGGAAATGGTGAGCGCACAATTGCCACAGGTCATTCCTTCTACTATCGTCGAATAAGTCTTTGACATAGTGTGTTCATTACATGTATCTTCGCATTTTAAATCATGCCAACTGCGTCATTACAAATTTCCTATTCTTTAGCCAATATTGAAAATGCTGTTCATCAGTTCTGGCAATATGCTAATCAGTACAGGATATTGGCATTTAGCGGCGAGATGGGAGCTGGTAAAACAACCTTTATACATCACCTTTGCGATCATTTGAAAGTGCGTGATGCTGTGAGCAGTCCAACTTTTGCGCTCATTAATGAGTATCATTTTGATGATAATGGTACCGATCGTGTCATTTATCATATGGACTGGTACCGCTTGAAAGACGATGATGAAGCGATCAATGCGGGATTAGAAGACTGCCTGTTGCAAAAAGATAGCTATTCATTTGTGGAATGGCCGGAGAAAGCAATAAACCTGTTGCCCAAACCTTATCTATGGCTATCTATCGAGGTTATTACCCCCGAAGAACGGACAATGACTATTGAGCTACGCGCTTAGTTTTCAACATTTCGCGCAACTTCAAACATCTATTAACGTTTCATATTATCAAACCTATCGGTTTTAGTTTTTATCTTGCCGCATGCATGTATTCGATGCAGCACTAAAAGGAATATTACTTGGGCTGTTCATGGCTATCTCGGTAGGCCCTACCCTGTTTGCTGTTATTAAATACAGCCTCAACCACAGCTATAAAGCCGGTTTGGCATTTATAGCGGGGGTTTCCCTTAGCGACATTATGTATGTAACTATTGCTAATGTTGCTGCTAGCTGGCTGGAAATGCTGAATGAGTATAAAAGCCAGATAGCATACGTAGGAGCGGGGATCCTGATAGTCGTTGGACTGGCGGGCTTGTTGACAAAACAAAAGCCGCCCAACCCTAATGAAACCAAGGTGACGATCAGCAATGCTCACCTGCTGCGCATCTGGACCAGCGGTTTTCTGATCAATACCATTAATCCGGGGGTTATTATCACATGGCTGGCGGCAGTAACGGCTACAGCAAATACGACCAGCTTTTACCGCATTGTACTCTTTGGGAGCTGCCTGGGATTGATCTTGCTGGTAGACGTATGCAAGGTATTCCTTGCCGATGCTATCCGGAGAAAACTCACCATTAAACGTATTGGCCTCCTCCAAAAGGTATCTGCTATTTGTATCCTGGTGATCGGGGTTGCCTTGCTGGTGAGCACGGCTTTTAACATTCATTTTAAGAAACCGGGGGAAGAATCCGCCCATCACCATTTTCAATCCAAGGGCAGCCTGTTCTTTGCAAAAGCTTAGTATCTTTGCACCCTCATGTCAGACGCGATACGCCACGAATGTGGTCTTGCATACATACGCCTGCTGAAACCGCTGGCTTACTACCACCGCAAATACGGAACAGCCTTTTACGGCCTGAACAAATTATACCTGCTGATGGAAAAGCAGCACAACCGCGGCCAGGACGGCGCAGGTATAGTTACACTCAAGCTGAATGTTGAGCCAGGGCATCAGTTCATGCACAGGCTGCGCATCAGCGGTCCGCAAGCCATCTCCCAGATATTTCAGAATGTACAACAGGAAGTAAGCGACCTGGAAAAGATGTACCCTGAGATACGCCAGTACCCCGGCCTGCTGAAAGGTTACCTGAGATTCATGGGTGAGGCTATGGTCGGACACCTGAGGTATGGTACTCAGGGAAGGAACAACGTGGAATTCTGCCACCCCTTCCTGAAGCCAAACATCAACCCCACCCGCAACCTGGCTATGGCGGGCAACTTCAACCTGGTAAATACTGATGAGCTGTTCTCTATGCTGGACTCTCATCCTACCACTACTATACGCGAAAGCGACCTGGGCGCAATGATCGAGACTGTGCATTATTACCTGAGCATGGCCGACGACACCAACCCCGCATCTCTGAACCTGGAAGGTGTACTAAAACAAGCAACCAGCCATTTCGATGGCGGATATGTATGTAGCGGCCTTGTAGGTAACGGCGACAGCTTCGTGATGAGGGATGCCAACGGTATCCGTCCAGCTTACTACTTTAAGAACGATGAGATCGTTGTAGCTGCTTCAGAACGCCCTGCGATCATGACGGCTTTTAACGTGAAACAGGAAGATGTGCATGAGGTGAAACCGGGCCACGCACTCATAGTGAAGGCAAATGGCAGCTTCAGCCATACCCAGATACTCCCGGAAAAAGAGATCAAATCGTGCAGCTTCGAGCGCATCTACTTCAGTCGCGGTAGCGATCCTGAAATATATAAGGAACGTAAACAGCTTGGCCGCAACCTTGCAGGCAAAGTGTTGCAGATGCTCGATAACGACCTGAAAAACACCATAGTTTCTTTCATACCCAATACGGCCGAGACGGCGTTTTATGGTTTGATAAAGGGCCTGGAACAGTACCTGAACGAGATCAAAATACAGCGTATTACTGCCCGCAACCTGAGCGAGGAAGAAATGCGTGAACTGATAAGCCGCCGTGTTCGTATCGAGAAGATCGCCATCAAGGATGTTAAAATGCGCACCTTCATTACCGAGGACGCATCGCGCAACGAGATGGTGCAACACGTATATGACATTACCTATGGTACTGTTCAAAAAGACGTTGACACACTGGTAGTAATAGATGACTCCATTGTGCGTGGCACTACCCTGCGCGAAAGCATTATCAAAATGCTAGACAGGCTGGGACCAAAACGCATCATCATTGTTTCCTCAGCTCCACAGATACGCTACCCCGACTGCTACGGTATCGACATGAGCCGTATGGGCGATTTCATCGCTTTCCAGGCAGCCGTAGAACTGCTGAAGGAAAGGGGCATGACCAACATTCTGGAAGAGGCTTTCAACAAGTGTAAGACTGCCCAGGATGCAAACAACCTCCAGCAGGAAAACTTTGTAAAGGCAGTCTATGAGCCATTTACGGCCGACGAGGTGAGCAAGAAAATTGCCCAGATGTTGCGTCCGGACGACGTGAATGCGGAGGTGGACATTGTATATCAATCGATAGAAGGATTGTACGATGCCTGCCCCAAAAACCACGGCGACTGGTACTTTACCGGCAACTACCCTACACCGGGCGGTAACCGTGTAGCCAACAAAGCCTTCATGAATTATATGGAGCGCAAAGAAGGCCGCGGATACTAGGTGCGCGTTGTATTGTTATTTTTCCTAACATTGCAGCCCTAAACTTAAATTTTCATTTAACCCTTGTGGCATAGGATTGTTATCTATGCACGTGGTGGGCTTGTAAATCGTGAGGTATGATAAACATAATCAACAAAGAGATGGAGGAATGTGAAGTGATGCTGGTAGACATCAATGGTTATGTTCACTACGAGACGGTGCTTGCCCCCAATGCGGGCCTTGACATTGACCTGCGAGAGTTGTTGACGGGTATCTATACACTGATATTCCAGACAACACATACCAGCTTTACACAGCAGATAGTAAAATACTAAGGTTAATAAAACGATACACAAAAGAAAGACCCGCCATTTGGCGGGTCTTTACTATTCTAGAAGCACCTGTTCACTCCTACTACCCAGCGGAAGGCCGCGTAGTCAGGATTGGCGAATGGTGGCCTGTTAATAACGATCGGCATATCGAAGCGCAGTGTGAGCGGCTTGGCCTTTTCAAATACGCCCCAATTCTTGATAGTGAATGCAAGACCTAAACCTGCATCGGCGCGAATAGCGCTCCAGGTGGTGGTCGGTGTTACGTTCCAATATTGATTAAGGTCGGAGGCGCTGCTCATCTCAATGGCACCAGCGTCTGCGAACAGGTACACATCGGTATGCAGCCAGTTGCGGGTAAACTTAGGACGCAGCTTAATATAGTTGTCGAAGTCAACCTCAATATTGGCAGAAGCACCGCTACGGCCTTTATAACCGATCAGCAGTTTACCTTCTTTATCATCGGCTACAAAGTAACCTGCAAAACCGCGGAGGTTAAGACCACCACCCTGCTGGAAATGGTTCATATCAGTACCGGTGATGGTCCTCCAGTCGTTGGGAACAAAGCCCACACTACGGGTGTATTTGTTCTCCATCAGCTCTTCGGGGTTAGCTCCTGCCAGGAACAATGCGCTTTCATATGGCACGTTGGTACCAGTCCCATAGCGACCGAATAAACGTGTGCGTACTTCCAGCTTGCCAAGATTGTTGTAATTACGAGCATCGAGCTGGGCGTAAGCATAGTTGAAATCATCCTCGCTATTACCTGTCAGGAGTGGTGCACGCAGTGCAAAACTGAAATTACCTACGCCACGTTTATAGCTATAACTATGCGTTGCCACTGCATTGGCCGAGGAATTTGGATGAGCCCTGGCGCTGCTCCATTCGTTCGGATAGATCAGGTAATCCCGATCGTATGCCAATGGGCGCCACATAGTTTGAGCATATAGCTGTAGTGTATTGTTGTCGTGCTGGCAATTGAAGCCACCGCGATGATACCACAAACCGTCAAGCAACCTGCTGTTCACCTGCAGTTTCAGGTGAGGCATAGCTTTAGATAGCGGTGTTACAAAATTGAATGTATAGTTGATAGGCACATACCTGTTGTACCAATCTTCGCTCTGGAATACCAGGTAGTCATCGCCTTGCAAAAAGTGTGTATTGAGCCATACGGTTGCATCTAGCTTGTACAGGCTGTAGAGATAGTCGCCCTCGAAGTGAACACCTGCTTTGACACCGTCAACCAGGTTCCACCAGAGATCAGGACGAACATAAAGACGATAATGAGTCCTATCCCATGGAGCTGCGAGACCTCCATCAAGTTTGGTAGCAATAGCTTTAGAGCTTACTGGCAGCAAACCACGTGTTTTATAGTTATTGGTCCAGTCTACATCAGCAAGTCTCAGCGAGGTATCGAGCTGAACATGTTTGATACCTGACGGCACCTGGACATTTGCTGTATACTCTTCGTTCAGCTTGCCCCAGCCATACCATTTCGGCAACACAGTCGCGTCTGTCTTTTTGGTAAACCAGGTATTTGGAATGTGGAAGCTATGCAGGCTACCGTCTTTTGCCGTAACAGTAAAGTCTATCGGCATCTGCATCTGTCCCTTACGCTCAAACTTGATGGCAAAGCTGTCATTGTCATCGATACGTTTAATACCGTCGATATCATAATCGATAGTTTTGGTTGTCTCGATCCATTGATCAAAGAACCAGTTGAGATCAACATTGGTGTATTGAATGATAGAGCTGCGGAAGTCTTCGAAATACGGATGAGCAAAACGCCATTGATCGAAATAATGTTGCAGAGCAGCCTGGAATAAAGAATCACCCAGAGTATACTGCAGGTTGTACAGCATAGAAGCAGTTTTGTAATACACACCACGATAACCACCTTCATGTCCCAGTGCATTGTGGAAGTCGTTAGAATGAGTATTTAGAGGCAACTCCTCTTTATTCAACGCATCATAAGTATAAGCAACGAATACACGCTTATCTGCTACTATCTCCGGCTCGTAGAATTTGCGGCGGTATTTAGATTTAGGCTTGGCTGCCACCAGCGTATCCCCATCTATGCGGCGAAGACCCCATGCAGTGAGGAACTGGGTAAAACCTTCATCCAGCGCAGCGCGATAAGTTTCGTTGCTGCCTACCATGCCGTAAAACCAGTTGTGTGCGAGCTCGTGCACCAGCAGGCCTCGGTAACCAGGGTCCGAGCCACCATCCAGTGTCAGCATTGGGTATTCCATGCCATCTGCAGCGTCAGCAGCCACCATCTTAGGGTACTGGTACATGCCAATGTCTTCAGAGAAGGTCTTGATGATCTTTGCTACATACTCAGCTGAGTTCTGCCAGCCGGCAGCATGCGGCTCCTGTGCAATACCCACACACTCGATACCTTTCCAATAAGTGGTTGCAATGCGGTAAGAAGGATCGGCAGTGAATGCAAAGTCGTGCACATTACTGGCTTTATAGTGCCATGTTTTGCGCTCGCCCTTTACATAAGGAGTAATAGTAGAAGGTGCTTCATTCCATTTCTTGTTCTTGAAGTTTTTGATGTCCAACTTTTCACGCAGGGCGTCAGGCAGTACTTCATTGCGGTTTTGCAGTGCACCTGTAGCTTCTACTACATAGTTAGAAGGGAAGTTGAGCGACACATCGAAGGTGCCGAAGTCGCCATAAAATTCTTTATTAAGGTGCTGATAGGTATCCCAGCCAAACTTGCGATCGTACACGCATATTTTAGGGAACCACTGTACACCGTTATAATGCTTGAAGCCCCAGGCATCGTACATCTTCATACGGCGTCGCGTAGCACCGTTGTCCCAGTAGGTTTTAAAGTTCATGGTAAAGCTGGTCTTGCCGCCAGGATACAGCGGCCTGGGCAGATATACTTTTAAGATCGTGTTATCCAGTTCGAACTTTACCTCTTTACTATCCACTTTCAGATTTTGAACTACGGTACCAAACCCTTGGGCCTCATACCTGCCCATCTGCACCTTAATCCCACTCGCCTCCTCCAGGTCATGGAGGTAAGAGCCCTTTACAAAAGCGTTCTGGAACAGGTGGAAATAAACATAAGTGAGTGTATCAGGAGAGTTGTTCACATACTCCAGGGTTTCCGAAGCATCGATGGTATGCGCTGTTTCATCTATCTCCGCATCGATCTTGTAGTGTACATCCTGCTGCCAGTAGGCGTTATCCGGACGACGGTTCTTCCAGTATAGCTCGTTGTTCTTGCCACTGTACTCACTATTAGACTGGGCCTGTGTCAGGCATGGAACAGCCGCAAGAAGCAGGGCATATATAAGTTTATTCATCAGTGTGTTGTGTGATTGCCGCGTGAAAATACAAAACAGACGCATAGGAAAGGGATACAGATACGGGTGAGAAAACAGGTGATATTATGTGAACAATATTATTATGTGTAGTTGCTTGTATTTTTACAAAGCGGCAATTATATTTGGTGTACACAAGGGGATAAGAGTGAGTGAAGCGTGTGAGTATTGACCTCACTTAATCAATTTCGTACTGGGTCCCTATATGCCTTGGCACCATGTACGCTTCGCACAAACCTTGTACTAAACCGCTTGCCCGTCAACAAGCGGTTTATCTTTTTACATAACTCCTTACTTCTTGATTGTTACAAAACCCTCCAGAATGTCACATTATGTTATTTGATGTCTGACAGTACTAGATTAGCTTTCAGATCGAATTTGTTAGTTTTTATTACCTGTTTTTCATCTTATCATTTCTCCCTACCCTTCCTTTATTTGTCGTCAATTGTTGTCGTTTTTGACGTTTCAACCAGGAATCTCACATTAATCCTGAACCGGCTATAACGCGTCATCTCTCATTTTCGTTCAATAACAAAAATACGAAAAAAAAGATAAATTAAAACCTACTTGTATATAGGGCACTCCTGCAAATGACGCGGTTGTTGATCGGCCTTCAGCCGCCAGAACATTTTTACCCGTCCCATAAATTCATGAAGGATGATACCGGGCACGAATTCATCGCCATCTCCGCTTGCCGCATAGGCAATTGCATGAAGGCCTGTATGCCGGGCCATGTACAAAGCCCGTTCAGAATGGTGACGTTGCGATACTATGGTGACGCTATCGCTGGCGAATAACATACGGCAGCGTACGATGCTTTCGTAAGTATTGTAACCGCAGGTGTCCATAAAAATGCGGTCGGCCGGCACACCTTTAGCCAACAGGTCTTTTCTAACCAGGAAGACGGTCGGCTCACCCACGTTAGCTCCGCTGATGAGAATTT is a genomic window containing:
- a CDS encoding heavy metal translocating P-type ATPase, whose translation is MSKTYSTIVEGMTCGNCALTISKMLEKKGATNISANAASGEVNFTVPETLDVTGIYNTIEDLGYHVVREEDEGAHGHSHDHDNTTLYLVVCALFTIPLLAHMFSDWHVLHNPWVQLALATPVYAIGLYVFGTSAVRSLRHGMPNMDVLIILGASAAYIYSLIGMLFIPGQAHDYLFFETTASIITLVMFGNWLEHKTVKSTTQAIDALVKLQPQTARLVIVDSLGKETMLQVESKYVKAGDLVVVNNGDSIPVDGKIVSGESRIDEHMITGESLPAHKSVGDDVVGGTVVVDGNLRFKATTVGSASVLSNIIRLVREAQSTKPPLQKLADKISAVFVPAVLGIALLTLLINWLFAGHTFPESMMRSIAVMVIACPCAMGLATPAAVAVGLGRAARNGMLVKGGDTLERLKKIEQIVFDKTGTLTTGKLHIESFNANGIEEDQFKSIVSSIEHHSSHPIAKSITASWQNAHKVGFERVEEVKGAGMVATAHDGTVWKLGSERWLHATASADKGYDLYLYRNDQYAGAIRIADELRPEAAETVADLKRLGYKTILLSGDKREKCEHIASQLGIEEVYCEQSPEQKNDILGRLMDKAPTAMVGDGINDAPALAKATVGISLSESSQIAIQSANIILSNNQLSSLPRAIKLGIYTEQTIKQNLFWAFLYNVIAIPVAALGYLKPTWGAGIMALSDVVLVLNSLRLGVRRLD
- the tsaE gene encoding tRNA (adenosine(37)-N6)-threonylcarbamoyltransferase complex ATPase subunit type 1 TsaE, whose product is MPTASLQISYSLANIENAVHQFWQYANQYRILAFSGEMGAGKTTFIHHLCDHLKVRDAVSSPTFALINEYHFDDNGTDRVIYHMDWYRLKDDDEAINAGLEDCLLQKDSYSFVEWPEKAINLLPKPYLWLSIEVITPEERTMTIELRA
- a CDS encoding SanA/YdcF family protein, producing the protein MKFLKYLVLYTATALVLVFLALEIGLSYAASDRLYSDVKELPRNKTALLLTTSKTDPADGRLLPYYQQRVDAAAELYGTGKVKEILISGANVGEPTVFLVRKDLLAKGVPADRIFMDTCGYNTYESIVRCRMLFASDSVTIVSQRHHSERALYMARHTGLHAIAYAASGDGDEFVPGIILHEFMGRVKMFWRLKADQQPRHLQECPIYK
- a CDS encoding M1 family metallopeptidase, with amino-acid sequence MNKLIYALLLAAVPCLTQAQSNSEYSGKNNELYWKNRRPDNAYWQQDVHYKIDAEIDETAHTIDASETLEYVNNSPDTLTYVYFHLFQNAFVKGSYLHDLEEASGIKVQMGRYEAQGFGTVVQNLKVDSKEVKFELDNTILKVYLPRPLYPGGKTSFTMNFKTYWDNGATRRRMKMYDAWGFKHYNGVQWFPKICVYDRKFGWDTYQHLNKEFYGDFGTFDVSLNFPSNYVVEATGALQNRNEVLPDALREKLDIKNFKNKKWNEAPSTITPYVKGERKTWHYKASNVHDFAFTADPSYRIATTYWKGIECVGIAQEPHAAGWQNSAEYVAKIIKTFSEDIGMYQYPKMVAADAADGMEYPMLTLDGGSDPGYRGLLVHELAHNWFYGMVGSNETYRAALDEGFTQFLTAWGLRRIDGDTLVAAKPKSKYRRKFYEPEIVADKRVFVAYTYDALNKEELPLNTHSNDFHNALGHEGGYRGVYYKTASMLYNLQYTLGDSLFQAALQHYFDQWRFAHPYFEDFRSSIIQYTNVDLNWFFDQWIETTKTIDYDIDGIKRIDDNDSFAIKFERKGQMQMPIDFTVTAKDGSLHSFHIPNTWFTKKTDATVLPKWYGWGKLNEEYTANVQVPSGIKHVQLDTSLRLADVDWTNNYKTRGLLPVSSKAIATKLDGGLAAPWDRTHYRLYVRPDLWWNLVDGVKAGVHFEGDYLYSLYKLDATVWLNTHFLQGDDYLVFQSEDWYNRYVPINYTFNFVTPLSKAMPHLKLQVNSRLLDGLWYHRGGFNCQHDNNTLQLYAQTMWRPLAYDRDYLIYPNEWSSARAHPNSSANAVATHSYSYKRGVGNFSFALRAPLLTGNSEDDFNYAYAQLDARNYNNLGKLEVRTRLFGRYGTGTNVPYESALFLAGANPEELMENKYTRSVGFVPNDWRTITGTDMNHFQQGGGLNLRGFAGYFVADDKEGKLLIGYKGRSGASANIEVDFDNYIKLRPKFTRNWLHTDVYLFADAGAIEMSSASDLNQYWNVTPTTTWSAIRADAGLGLAFTIKNWGVFEKAKPLTLRFDMPIVINRPPFANPDYAAFRWVVGVNRCF
- a CDS encoding amidophosphoribosyltransferase, whose translation is MSDAIRHECGLAYIRLLKPLAYYHRKYGTAFYGLNKLYLLMEKQHNRGQDGAGIVTLKLNVEPGHQFMHRLRISGPQAISQIFQNVQQEVSDLEKMYPEIRQYPGLLKGYLRFMGEAMVGHLRYGTQGRNNVEFCHPFLKPNINPTRNLAMAGNFNLVNTDELFSMLDSHPTTTIRESDLGAMIETVHYYLSMADDTNPASLNLEGVLKQATSHFDGGYVCSGLVGNGDSFVMRDANGIRPAYYFKNDEIVVAASERPAIMTAFNVKQEDVHEVKPGHALIVKANGSFSHTQILPEKEIKSCSFERIYFSRGSDPEIYKERKQLGRNLAGKVLQMLDNDLKNTIVSFIPNTAETAFYGLIKGLEQYLNEIKIQRITARNLSEEEMRELISRRVRIEKIAIKDVKMRTFITEDASRNEMVQHVYDITYGTVQKDVDTLVVIDDSIVRGTTLRESIIKMLDRLGPKRIIIVSSAPQIRYPDCYGIDMSRMGDFIAFQAAVELLKERGMTNILEEAFNKCKTAQDANNLQQENFVKAVYEPFTADEVSKKIAQMLRPDDVNAEVDIVYQSIEGLYDACPKNHGDWYFTGNYPTPGGNRVANKAFMNYMERKEGRGY
- a CDS encoding T9SS type A sorting domain-containing protein; this translates as MINIINKEMEECEVMLVDINGYVHYETVLAPNAGLDIDLRELLTGIYTLIFQTTHTSFTQQIVKY
- a CDS encoding LysE family translocator, with translation MHVFDAALKGILLGLFMAISVGPTLFAVIKYSLNHSYKAGLAFIAGVSLSDIMYVTIANVAASWLEMLNEYKSQIAYVGAGILIVVGLAGLLTKQKPPNPNETKVTISNAHLLRIWTSGFLINTINPGVIITWLAAVTATANTTSFYRIVLFGSCLGLILLVDVCKVFLADAIRRKLTIKRIGLLQKVSAICILVIGVALLVSTAFNIHFKKPGEESAHHHFQSKGSLFFAKA